The sequence below is a genomic window from Streptosporangium lutulentum.
CCTGGCGCCGGATGACCTCGGCGAGGTCGGCCCCGGAAGCTCACGGGCGAGGCTCACCACCGAGGGGGGAAGGCGGACCGTCACCGTCTCGACCCGGTCGACGGCGATCAGCGGGGCGCCTGTGAGCCAGATTCCGAGCTCGCCGCGGTGGGCGAGCCATTCGCATCCCGCGACGAGAACCTCCTCCGCGGCCGAGGAAAGACCCGCGGGCACGTGCACGATGATCGACGTGTGAGAACGATCGAAAGCGGCGGCGAGCACGCGGGCAAGGCCGACGGCGCGCACCTCGGGAGCGAACCTGGTGGATCGACGCGACCTCCTCGCGGGCGTCTGCCCGGCGCCGCGTGCGGGCGGTTCGATGTCGTGAGGCGTCTGTCCGGTGCCGTGCGCGGGCGGTTCGACGTCGTGCGAGAACGGGCCGGGGCGGTGAGGGGACGCCTCGGTATCGCGAAGGGACAGCTCGGCCAGATGGGCGAGGAAAGGGCCGAAGTGGCCGGTCACGGATGCCGTCCGCAGAGCGAGTGCGCGTACCGCGCTCCCTCCCGCGCCCCCGGGGCCGCCGATGTCCTCCGCGCCCGGCAGCCATGCCGGAAACAAACCGACGGCGGCCTTTTCGAGCTCGGACAATACCGAGGTCACCATTTCCGCCACTGATCGCGTGTCATCCGCGAAGTAGGTGACTATCGCGGGCGCGTCATCGGGGAGAGGATCCAGCGACAGCGCGATGGTATCCGCGTTCGTACCGTGAAGTCGCACGACGCGGCCTCTCGGTAGTTCTGCCCACGACCGCGCCACGTGGCTTCCTCTGGTTTCCTCATGTGTCAACTTTTCCGAGGCTATACGGCAGTGACAGAAGAATGCAGTGGTTTGCCAGAGAATACGAAATCCGTTCTACCGGCCGGTGGTGATCGCCTTCGTGGCGTTTTACGGACGTCAGCCGGCAGGCTCCGCCGTGGGCCCTCCGTTGAGCCTGCGGCTTGACTCTCCAGTGGCTCGAAGGTGCAGGTTTGTCCCGTGAGTGACAGCACGGAGCTTTACACGATCGGCCGGCTCGCCCGCCGTACCGGCCTGTCGGTGCACACGATCCGCTTCTGGTCCGACAGCGGCCTGGTGCCGCCCACGGAGCGTTCCGCCGGCGGGTACCGCCTGTACGACGCGACGGCCGTCGCCCGGTTCGACCTCGTCCGGACGCTGCGCGAGCTCGGCATCGGCCTGGAGACCGTCCAGGAGATCCTTGCGCGCCAGGTCACGGTGGCCGAGGTGGCACAGACGCACGCCCGGGCGCTGGACGCGGAGATCCGCACCCTGAAGCTACGCCGCGCCGTGCTCCGCACGATCGCCCAACGGGGCAGCACAACGGAGGAGACACTGATCATGCACAAATTAGCCCAGCTGTCGGCCCGGGAACGGCAGCAGATCATCGACGACTTCGTCGACGGCCTCTTCGCCGGGATCGACCTCGACGACGACGCCCTGGTCGTCGCCGGGTGGATGCGCGAGCTGCCCGCCGAACTGCCGGACGATCCGACGCCGGGCCAGGTCGACGCCTGGGTGGAGCTGGCCGAGCTGGTCGGCGACGGGAAGTTTCAACAGCGGCTGCGGCGGATCGTGCTCAGCGGCTCCTCCGGACCGCGGGTGGACGCCGGCTTCGACCTGCGGCGGCGGGTGCTGGAGCAGGCCGGACGGGCCCTGACCGGCAAGATCGCACCGGAGTCGGCCGAGGGCGGGCTCATCCTGAACGGCATCGTCGAGCCCCGCCTGTCGGCCGAAGAGCGCGCCGAGCTGCGCGAGCGGCTCCGGGTGCTCGCCGACGCCCAGGTGGAGCGCTACTGGCAGCTCCTGGCCACCCTCAACGGACGCGAGCCGTCCCCCTCGGTCATTCCCGCGTTCACCTGGGTGATCGCCGCCCTGCACGCCCACGGCTGACCGCGTCGTGTGCGCGCTCGCCCCGGCGGGCTGAGCCCCCGAACCGCCGCCTGCTCGCCTCGGCACCGGCAGGCGGCGGCTCCCCCGGGCGCGCCGGCCGGGCGGCGCGGGGACGTGCCCCAAGTGGGAGCCGTCCCCGCGCCGCGTCCCGCGTCTCAGTCCTCGACGACCATGGCCTCCAGGACGGGCAACGCGGCGGCGAGCGCCTCGCGCTGCTGCGGGCTGAGCCGGGCCAGCCGGGCGTCGAGCAGGGCCGTACGACGCGAGCGCACCTCGGCGAGCACGCGGATCCCGGCGGGCGACAGCGCCACCCGGCTGGAGCGCGCGTCCCTGGCGTCGATGGTGCGGACGAGCAGGCCCCGCTGGGTGAGCGCCGCGAGGACACGGCTCATGGTCGGTGGGGTGACGGCCTCACGCTGGGCCAGCTCGCCCAGACGCAGCGGGCCGTGACTCTCGATCGAGACCAGCGTGGACAGCTGCAACGGCGGCACGTCGTTGCTGGCGAGCCGGATGCGCCGGTGCAGCCGGCCGACGGTGAGACTCAGCCTGCCGGCGAGTTGCCTGTCATCGAACACGGGCGCGCTCATCGCTCCGCCATCTCCTCGTGGATGTACAGGTCACCGCGGAACAGCGAGACCACCGCCCCCGCGGCGGCCAGGACGGCGGCGAGGACGAAGACGACGATCAGGCCGTCGTGGAACGGCGCGGACAACAGGTTCGGGAAGAAGGCCTTGCTGGTCAGCGTCGTCACGGTCGCGGGGGGCAACTGGTGCAGCACACCGGCGGAGCCCAGCAGCGAGGAGAGGGGGTTGCTGCCGAGGAACGCGGCGAACATCAGGCCGACCGGCGGTACGGCGGCGACCGAGGCCACCGCGTGTGGCGGCACGCCCTGGGCGCTCAGGCCGCTGTCCAGGGCGCCGGGCAGCGAGTGGGACAGCCCGGCGACCAGGAGGGAGAAGAACACGCCGATGGACAGCACCATGCCGGAGTTCTGGAAGGTGGCCCGGATGCCGGAGGCCACCCCGCGCTGGTCGGAGGGCACCGAGTTCATCACCGCCGTGGTGTTCGGCGCGGAGAACAGCCCCGAGCCGATGCCGTTGAACAGCAGCAGGAAGGCGAAGATCGGGTAGCTGAACACGACCGGTATCTCCAGCATGCCGAGGAAGGTCACCGCCATGACGAACAGGCCGCCGGTGGCCAGGAGTTTCGCCCCGTACCGGTCGGACAGGTAGCCCGAGACCGGTCCGGCGAGGAGAAACCCGAGGGTGAGCGGAAGGAGGTAGATCCCCGCCCACAGAGGGGTGTCCTCGAAGTTGTAGCCGTGCAGGGGCAGCCATATGCCCTGCAGCCAGATGATGAGCATGAACTGCAGCCCGCCACGGGCTATCGCGTTGAGCAGCGCGGCCGCGTTTCCGGCCCAGAACGCCTGGATCCGGAAGAGCCCGAGGTGGAACATCGGGTGCCGCACCCGCGTCTCCAGGAAGCAGAACACGCCCAGCAGGACGGCGCCGCCGACCAGTCCCGCGATGACCATCGGATTGGACCAGCCCTCGACATGGCCGCCGTAGGGCTGGATGCCGTACGTGATCGCGGCCAGCATCGCGGTCAGCCCGACGGCGAAGGTCAGGTTGCCCCACCAGTCGATGCTCAGGTCGTGCCGGCGCGCCGCCGTCTCGCGCAGGTTCCGGTAGGCCCACCAGGTGCCCACCAGGCCGATCACCGCACTGAACCAGAAGATCGCCTCCCAGTGCCAGGCGGACAGCAGGCCACCCGCCATCAGCCCGATGAAGGTGCCGGCGAGCCCCGCGACCTGGTTGACGCCCAGCGCCATGCCTCGCTGGCGTGCCGGGAACGCGTCGGTGATGATCGCTGTGGAGTTCGCCATCAGCATGGCGCCGCCGACACCCTGCACCAGTCGCCAGCCGATCAGCCACAACGCGCCCGCCTGACCGCTGAACGGGGTCAGCGCGAGCGCCACCGAGGCGCCGGTGAACACGGCGAAGCCGGCACTGTAGATGCTCACCCTGCCGTACATGTCGCCCAGCCGGCCCAGGGTGACCACCAGCACAGCGGTGACCAGCATGTATCCCATGAGCATCCACAGCAGGTAGCTCACGTTCTCCGGGGCCAGCGGGTTGAGATGGATGCTGTCGAAGATGGCGGGCAGGGAGATGATCACGATGGAGGCGTTCACCGTGGCCATGAGCATGCCCAGCGTCGTGTTGGACAGCACCGACCACTTGTAGGGAAGGCGTCCGCCTGGCCGGGAAGGCGGTGTGGTGGGAACGGTGGTGGAAGTCTGCATGAGCCCCCCAGATCTCCAGATCTGGCTCGATAGTTAGTTGGCGTAAACTAAGTATATGCTCTGACCTGGTGTTATATCTCCATGGGGGCTCTGATTTCATGGAGGCCGTAGGGGTCTGAGCCCGTGAAAGCCGCAGGGGCCGTGAAAGCGGGAGTCCACCGGGACCGGTGTCGAGGGGGCGCCGCCTGCCCGTTCCGGGCACGTTCCGACGGCGCGGGGCGCGCCGGAACGTCTCCTTCACCGCCGCCGTGAGATCACTCGTCGTCCGGTGGCGCGTCCTCAAGACGCCAGCAGGCGATGAGGTGGGGCGTGATCTTGTGGGTCGTCCAGATCGCGACCATGAACATGAAGGCCGCGGTCGTGGGGACCCGCAGGATGTGGTCGCTGCCCGACAGAAGTCCCACCACTATGGTGGCCACCCCGAGCATCCAGGCGCTGCCGCGATGGGCGAGGGTGTAGATGTGCCGTCGTTCGGCCAGCTGGCGCTCGTCCAGATTCTTCTCGGCCAGGCCGACCACACCGTCGGACGCCGCGATGAGCACCGAGAACACCCCCGCGTAGGTCACCAGAGCGATGCCCGCGAGGCTCAGGGTGATCCACATCGCCGTGGTGCTGGGTGCCAGGAACCAGCACACGACCGCGCTGGCCCAGATCATCGCCAGCGCGGCGGCGCCCAGGGCGGCCGCGACCCGGCGGCCTTGGCGGGTGCCGTACCACCTGGGCCTCAAGGAGCGCCTGACATCCTCGACCTGCTTGCGGTTCAGCTCGTTCATCACTTCTCTACCTCGCTTCCAAGCCGGGGGAACGGCTTGAGGGAGAACACGACTTCCATCGGCACGTTGAAGTACTCGGCGATACGCAGGGCGAGAAAGAGGCCGGGGTTGTACTTGCCGCGTTCGAGGTACCCAACCGTCTGGTAGTGGAAGCCCAACGCGTCGGCCAGATCCTTGCGGGAGGCTCCCCGCTCCACCCTGAGCAGCAAAATGCGGTTGTACACCTCTTCGGAGGGCATGGCGGTGACCTCTCAGACCTCAGGAACCGTGCGGGGCCGGTTGCCGCTCGTCGAGCCGTGATTCAGCCGGTCGTGCGGCGGCGTGACTTCGCCCACGATCACGCCCGTGGCCGGGATGAGCGCGCTCCGCACGACGATCTGGCACATCAAGGTGGTCACCCGCTCCACGGGGGAGGCGAAGATCCCGCCCGAGACGGCGCGCGGCCGCGACGGCGGGTCGGTGCTGGGGGCCGGCGGAAACGTCATGAGACCGGTGCCGGCGACGAAATGATCATACTACTCATGCCGAGAAAGATAGTAGTTCTACTACATTTCATCAAGAGTCAGATATGAAAAGTCGCAGGGCTGCGCTGGGTGCCCCGTCGTGGAGAACCGCGCTCCTCGACAACGGGCGGGCGACCCTGCGGCGCGGGAGGGTGGTCGTCCCCACCCCCGGGGCTGGGCGTGGACGTCGAGTCGCGCGAAGGGCACGACTCGACAAGACGGGACCCGACCTCCGGACGAACCGGGGAGCCGGGGGAGATGTCAGAAGCCCACCGGGCGAAGGCGGTCAGAACCGCGACCACGAAGGGGTGAGGCGTGCGGGCTCCCGGTGAGCAGGCCGGTTCCACGGGCCGTCGCGCGTCATGACGGGCCAGGCAGGTGGGCCGGTCAGGTGTCCTGGTGGGCCGTGCTGCCCAGCAGGGTCAGCGCGGCATCGGAGGGACTGCCGGGCTCGGCCTGGAAGATGATGAGTTTCTGGCCGGGAGAGCTGTCGATGCTCAGCACCTCCATGGAGGTGAGCAGTCCACCGGCCCTGTGATGATGGAAGCGTACGGTCGTGCGGGTCCTGGCCTGCACGTCGTAGCGGTCCCACATCTGTCGGAACTCCTCGCTCTCGTCGGAGAGTTCCTCGATCAGTTCGAGCATGAACGGGTCGGTGCAGTCTCTTCCCGCCACGGCTCGCAGGTGGGCCACCTTGGAGCGGGTGTCCCATTCCCAGTCCGGGTAGAACTCGCGCGCCGCGGGATTGAGCAGGGCCAGCCGGAGCAGGTTGTCGTTGTGCTCCAGCCCCTCGTAGAGGACGGTGGCCAGCGGATTCTTGACCAGCACGTCCAACCGCTGGTTCACCACGTACGCCGGCGCGTGGTCCCAGCTCTGTATGAGCCGCACCACGTTCGGGTGGACCTCGTCGCTCCGGTCGCCCAGTCCGTGCCTGGAGGCCCGGGGGCGTGCGAGTTCGTACAGGTGTGCCGCGGCTTCGGGGCCGAGGTTCAGCGCCCGTACCAGGGCGGCGAGTACCTGATCGGACGGATGGCGTTCACGCCCCTGTTCCAGGCGGATGTAGTAGTCGTTGCTGACCCCGGCCAGCATCGCCACCTCCTCCCGGCGCAGTCCCGGCGTCCGGCGGGAGCCGGAGTCCAGCAGCCCTACCTG
It includes:
- a CDS encoding endonuclease domain-containing protein, which codes for MSELEKAAVGLFPAWLPGAEDIGGPGGAGGSAVRALALRTASVTGHFGPFLAHLAELSLRDTEASPHRPGPFSHDVEPPAHGTGQTPHDIEPPARGAGQTPARRSRRSTRFAPEVRAVGLARVLAAAFDRSHTSIIVHVPAGLSSAAEEVLVAGCEWLAHRGELGIWLTGAPLIAVDRVETVTVRLPPSVVSLARELPGPTSPRSSGARAARTVAYPAVAGVPHPASSAEQALETALSSRDWATGRAWNQTYRSHPLANPVRLDLLWREERCVVEIDGPDHGSPLKYAADRQRDVQLQLDGYAVLRFTNVQVMTDAAAVIDQIKRFLRNRRLEMSKG
- a CDS encoding helix-turn-helix domain-containing protein, which gives rise to MSDSTELYTIGRLARRTGLSVHTIRFWSDSGLVPPTERSAGGYRLYDATAVARFDLVRTLRELGIGLETVQEILARQVTVAEVAQTHARALDAEIRTLKLRRAVLRTIAQRGSTTEETLIMHKLAQLSARERQQIIDDFVDGLFAGIDLDDDALVVAGWMRELPAELPDDPTPGQVDAWVELAELVGDGKFQQRLRRIVLSGSSGPRVDAGFDLRRRVLEQAGRALTGKIAPESAEGGLILNGIVEPRLSAEERAELRERLRVLADAQVERYWQLLATLNGREPSPSVIPAFTWVIAALHAHG
- a CDS encoding MarR family winged helix-turn-helix transcriptional regulator; translation: MSAPVFDDRQLAGRLSLTVGRLHRRIRLASNDVPPLQLSTLVSIESHGPLRLGELAQREAVTPPTMSRVLAALTQRGLLVRTIDARDARSSRVALSPAGIRVLAEVRSRRTALLDARLARLSPQQREALAAALPVLEAMVVED
- a CDS encoding MFS transporter, giving the protein MQTSTTVPTTPPSRPGGRLPYKWSVLSNTTLGMLMATVNASIVIISLPAIFDSIHLNPLAPENVSYLLWMLMGYMLVTAVLVVTLGRLGDMYGRVSIYSAGFAVFTGASVALALTPFSGQAGALWLIGWRLVQGVGGAMLMANSTAIITDAFPARQRGMALGVNQVAGLAGTFIGLMAGGLLSAWHWEAIFWFSAVIGLVGTWWAYRNLRETAARRHDLSIDWWGNLTFAVGLTAMLAAITYGIQPYGGHVEGWSNPMVIAGLVGGAVLLGVFCFLETRVRHPMFHLGLFRIQAFWAGNAAALLNAIARGGLQFMLIIWLQGIWLPLHGYNFEDTPLWAGIYLLPLTLGFLLAGPVSGYLSDRYGAKLLATGGLFVMAVTFLGMLEIPVVFSYPIFAFLLLFNGIGSGLFSAPNTTAVMNSVPSDQRGVASGIRATFQNSGMVLSIGVFFSLLVAGLSHSLPGALDSGLSAQGVPPHAVASVAAVPPVGLMFAAFLGSNPLSSLLGSAGVLHQLPPATVTTLTSKAFFPNLLSAPFHDGLIVVFVLAAVLAAAGAVVSLFRGDLYIHEEMAER
- a CDS encoding helix-turn-helix transcriptional regulator — protein: MPSEEVYNRILLLRVERGASRKDLADALGFHYQTVGYLERGKYNPGLFLALRIAEYFNVPMEVVFSLKPFPRLGSEVEK
- a CDS encoding helix-turn-helix transcriptional regulator → MDSDKLLGDFLRARRGATLPEQVGLLDSGSRRTPGLRREEVAMLAGVSNDYYIRLEQGRERHPSDQVLAALVRALNLGPEAAAHLYELARPRASRHGLGDRSDEVHPNVVRLIQSWDHAPAYVVNQRLDVLVKNPLATVLYEGLEHNDNLLRLALLNPAAREFYPDWEWDTRSKVAHLRAVAGRDCTDPFMLELIEELSDESEEFRQMWDRYDVQARTRTTVRFHHHRAGGLLTSMEVLSIDSSPGQKLIIFQAEPGSPSDAALTLLGSTAHQDT